AATTTGGGAGAATaacatcaattttgccACAATTCTTGGGAAAAATTGCGCTCCATTACAATGAAAGGAATTTTCAGAAGGAgaagcaaaagaaacatTTTAATTAACCCCTTGACATTTACTACTTCTAATTGTTTAAATGCCAGTTTTATGGGCATCAAATGCTTTAACGAGGGTATttaattgcaaaattatAAAACCGCGGCCTTATATCTTCTTTGTCGCGTCTTATCAATGATGTGCCATTGAGTGACACgtaaaaaaattaaatacttcaaagagaaaaaaaaaaatttaatccacacaatcaaaatcaaaatcaatttacgTTCAAATCATTCAGGAACATAAAATAtctaaatcaatttaaaaCAACCTGTGACACATAATTACTTATAATATAAATGATTTGGCTATCCGAAAGACAAAGTATGTATATCTGAAAACTCCACTACCACTCAGCCCAGTACTAACTCACCTCGATTCTTAGaatttggtgttggtttCACAGCGGGAggaattttctttttcatatTTGGAATATTGACATTTTTCGACTCAGGGTTTCTTGCCTTGGGGAATTTACTTTTCATAATTGGTCTCATTCTCATAATTGGTCCACAACGTACCATTTCATTCTTTACTCGTCCAACAAAGATTAGAGGCACTGTATGTTTTGCATTGGGTATAATATTGatcttgatgaaatggTCATTTGTTGGGTTCATATTGGAAAGTTTTGGAATATTGGGATTATTTGGTGATTTCTTTGGTACAATTGTACAATTCTTAAGATCTATACCTTAtattggtgatgttttAAGTCATCCTTTTATTGCCCCTACTATTGATAGGTTAGCTGGTATTAACAACACATTGCCTGTATAAAGAATTGCAATGTCAGGTTGGTGGCTGAGCTGTAAGATAAATGAGAGATCTTCTGATGGTTCTGTGCATATTACTGTTGTCACAAATTTGTATATTAGATATTAGGTGGGGTTCGCTGTCGAGCATTTACTTAGATGGAGAATAAATAAACCAAGTGCTAATACAAAGCAGCTCATGACATATTGTCAATCGCACATGTTGAGAACAATATAGAGGCTAATTTTGTACTTTAATAATTGACTAATGCCTGTTATACTGTTATCTCggcaaaaaaatttgtgGAAGATTGACACAAGCTCTGCTTGGAAGCTGACTATTAACAAGATATTACCACctctttgttcaatttaaGTGGTTAAGTAGCTTAAGTCTCGACCCAGTCTTCTACTTGTAAAGCCGACCACTTTTGGGATTGTAAACATTCAATTATGTATTTCACTCAAACGCCCTCACTATTTATCACTTTCTCAAGTATATTATGTAAAAGACTGAACAACTACCTGACCTGGCGAAATACAGGAGCTTGTCAATACTAAAactgttgaaaaagatcaTAAACGTGAGTTAAGCAAAATTCACCtaacaacttcaaaataaaGTTTTCAAGGAAATATCCCAGATAGTTTAGTGGCTAGAATTACCGTTTGTCGCATGGTAGACCAGGGTTCAATTCCCTGTCTGGGAGCAATaacttttttgtttttttgttttttttgtttttcattcaTACTTCATTGGTAGTTAATTTGATAATCCCGTGTCTCTGGTTGAAAATGGACCTATGCCAGCACCCAAATATAACAGTATTTAGCTGTTAATGGTGTCGTTCTTGAGCTCTATTTACTTTCATTTTGTATGTGCTGAACAGAATTTCCACACCAAAAAAAACCTAAATCAACAAACGCGATGCTCTGCTCGAACCTGGAGCAATATCACAAGATTTCTATACATCACACACTTCCTACTCATGGCACCTAACCGACGCGAGGAAATCAAACAGAAACAAGAGCTCCAAGCTcgttttcaatttagtaTATCTCAAAACAATGCCCTAGCGTTGCACTGGCTAAAACCGgcatcaacaaaccaaaatGAAACTCCAACATCACCATTGCAGTCAACACAAGAAACAGATTCAACCAATTCTACACGACCAGATGATGACTTTATGAAATTACGAGTAATCCCACAAGGTTCAGGACTAAGTTCCAGAACAACACAAACAGTCGGAGATTTCCTCAATTCAAAGGACATTATTACtcatcaaaaaaataaagataaTGGCACTACATCACGAAGGGGGAATGGTAATGGAAAGGGAAGTGTTGCCATGAACGCattattgaacaagatgaGAAATGAAACCAGAAAGGAACTTGGTCAGTCCCGTcatacaaatcaaatgcaacaaaGTAAGAGtaagaaggagaaaaagaatgatAAGCAGAGGGTGAGTGCAGGAAAAATCACTTCTTCCGCTGGTGGTGctgttggatttgattcCGATTCAGACtccgatgatgatgatataaaAGCATTCAAATCGAGGTCGGTGAGTAAAATCAGTTATGGTAAAGTAGGAAAGAAACTGCGCCCATTTTAAAGGAATTGAAGAGTGACGAAGGAACAAAAATCAACTCACCTATTGATTGGAGAGAGGGGGGTGCTGACATAATTTGACTCGTTTTATGCTTGACGATTTTTAGTGCCCCTTCAAATATGACAAATGGGGCTTGATCCTGGATTGAGCTGGAGGAAGACGAAAGTTGATATTCTCGGATTGAGCAATAGAAGAGCAATTGCGAACTGTTTTCGGGTAAGTCAAACTCAATTTCTTTCAGGCATACTCGCCACATACGTCAAATATTGTGCTTTGACCTGCTTTGACGCGTTGCCTGTGACCTTTTATCGAAATAATCATTTGTATGAAAAACCTTGGCTGTTTTGCAAATACAGAGACCATAAGTACTTCTATTAATAAAAGGTATCATTAACATGCATTGAACTTTAAGAAAAGTTCTGAATGCACTAAAAACTAAATATTTTCTACGCATAGACAATTGAGGAAATATAGcaagtttttcaatcatAGCATATTGCTGTTGCTCAAATGTGACGTATTAATCTGAAACACTGTATTCATAGCAACCTTCTCTTGCATCTGAACTCCAACCCCCTTTTTAAATTTCTGCTGCTCATTCTACGTCATCAACCGTACTTCCAATCTCCACATTTCACAAAGGAATAAAAGGAAATTTAAACCAACCAATCGTATAACGTGGATTTGCTATTTGCTATGTGCTATCGGCTTTTGTGactttgaacaaaaaagcaaaaaataaaatattaTTCACTTGTTGCAAGATCTACCAATATGGAAATAGACATCATCCAGGCAATTACACACATTTTTACGTTACACATAGTACATAATACATATACGAGATGAAACAGATGCACAACAGAAAAAGTGAGTTACAAATACAAGGCAcaataaaacaatacaCAATCAAGCAGTGAGGAAAACGTTTG
This region of Candida orthopsilosis Co 90-125, chromosome 6 draft sequence genomic DNA includes:
- a CDS encoding Got1 protein (S. cerevisiae homolog GOT1 has role Golgi to endosome transport, ER to Golgi vesicle-mediated transport and localizes to Golgi membrane, endoplasmic reticulum, ER to Golgi transport vesicle) is translated as MIWLSERQKFGVGFTAGGIFFFIFGILTFFDSGFLALGNLLFIIGLILIIGPQRTISFFTRPTKIRGTVCFALGIILILMKWSFVGFILESFGILGLFGDFFGTIVQFLRSIPYIGDVLSHPFIAPTIDRLAGINNTLPV